The genomic stretch TTACCCCTCCTCCGCCATGGGCTCCCTCTCTCATCAGAGGATGCCCCGCTCCGCTAAAGCGGGTCACCTGGTTACCAAGGTGACGGCCGTGGACGCTGACTCGGGCCATAACGCCTGGATCTCCTACAAAGTGGCGGAGGCCACAGACGCCTCTCTCTTCACTGTCAATCTGTACACAGGGGAGGTGAGGACTAAACGCGCTGTGTCCGAGCAGGACGACTCCTCTCAGAGGCTGCTCATAGAGATCAAGGACGACGGGGAACCGGTCCAGTCCGCCACCGTCACGGTGTCCATCCAGCTGGAGGACGGCCTCCATGAGCCCATCTTAGACCTCCGACAGAAAGCGGCCGAGCCCAGCAAGAAAACTGGCAGAATCACCCTTTATTTGATTCTCTCTCTGGCCTCGGTGTCCGTGCTGTCTCTGGTGACTTTTCTCATCTTAGCGGTCAAATGCATGAGGAACAGCAGAAGCAGCGGTACTTGCTGCATGAGACGGAGCGACTGTGATGATTACAAGAACCCCAACAGAAACCTGCAGATTCAGCTCAACACTGATGGACCTATAAAGTACGTGGAGGTCCTGGGAGGAGACATGTTGTCTCAGAGTCAGTCCTTCAGGTCCTGTATGTCTCCAATGTCAGAGTACAGTGATTTCACTTTGATAAAGCCCAGCAGCACCACTGACTTTAAGGAGGTCATCAGTGTCCTGGATGCGTCTTTGCCCGACAGCACCTGGACCTTTGAGAGCCAGCAGGTGAGCTGAGAACAACTCATATTGATGTCACCATCATACTTTGTTAAATTTGCATATTCATTAAATAACATCATGCTGATTTGTTGTCGTCTGATAATCGTGTTTTCATGGTAAAAATCGAAAGCTGGCCTTGTTTTTATCAACCTGATATGatggaaaatacacatttaccactgtgtgtttgttaagTATACacctaatcaattaattgtgcaTTCGGGAATCTAATTTATTAAGCAGCTCTCAATTTCAATGCTTCAGCAACTCGCAGTTCTCAGATTTTGGctaaataactttaaaacaaataaacagacaaacaataCATGAGCGGTGGGCTTTGGTATTAAGATGGTGGCAATGTTTGAATTGATTTTGTAATATAATAGGAATTTGTGACTTCAAGAACAACAAACTTTTTACGCATTCCTTTCTGGAGAGGATGGGGATTTGACTTGGCTTAGATTACTCAGTTTGATGCATATTCATTTGCGAGAATgcggtttttttgtttgtatgaatTGCATATCGTTTCAGCAACACAATTACAAAATCAGAGGAATAAAACAGATTTCACACCAGATATACACAGCGGTACATCTCGAGTGATTCTCATAAGCGCAGCTGTGCCTTTTAAAAGCACTGTTCAGCCCTGTTCCTATTGGATGCCAGTGATGGATGCTGTGCACCAATCACATGCAGAATGGTACAAAGAGATCTACCCCCTCCCCCTTGCAGCCTCAGCACTGTAAATGTTAACAATGCAAAGAGCTGGAGGACGGTGGGTGATGCGCTCGCATCCCGAAGCCGAGAAAGAAATAGTTAATTTAAGCTTtagaaatgaacaaaaatgcTGCATATATTTCTCTGGAAATAGCTGATGCTCGTTGGAACTGGATGTTAACTTCGATTTTCTGGATGggaaataacatattgtaaCGGATAAGGGATGACAAAGAGAATGGGATACCGAGACTGGAGATGGCAGGCGCTTTGGTGGCATCATTTCTTTCTCTTGTGGAGTACGATACACGGACAGACTCGTTACAGCATCCCGGAGGAACTGAAACAGGGCTCTGTGGTAGGAAATCTAGCCAAAGATCTGGGTTTGGGATTGTCTGAGATTTTTGACCGTAAACTGCGTGTCTCCTCTGAGGCTGGTGAGCAGTATTTCAGTGTGGATGCGGGGAAGGGCGAGCTGGTGGTGAATGACAGAATAGACAGAGAAGCTTTATGTGGACAAAGCGCCAGCTGTGTGTTGCCTCTGCAGGTCGTCCTAGAGAATCCTCTTAGTTTACATCGGATTGAGGTAGAAATAAAAGATATCAATGACAATTCACCCAGTTTTCATACAAAAGAACTGTCTTTGAAAATTTCTGAATCGGCAGCAGTGGGAACTCGTTTTCCCTTGGAGAGTGCAGAAGATTCTGATGTTGGCAGTAACTCAGTTAAATCCTACATGTTGACTAAAAACGactgttttacattaaaaatgaagGAAGTTGAGGATGGCAAAACAGTCCCCGAGTTAGTACTGGAGAAGCCAATTGACCGAGAGAAGAAAGCAGTTCACCAGCTGCTACTGACTGCATTAGACGGAGGAAACCCAGTCATGTCTGGTACCTCACAGATTACAATCACAGTGCTTGATGTAAATGACAACTTTCCAGTTTTCGATAAAAATCTATATAAAGCGACTTTACTGGAGAATACTGCAAAAGATACATTTGTCATTAAAATTACAGCAACGGATACTGACGAGGGCAAAAACGGGGAGGTTGAATTCTCCTTTGGCTCGAGGACACCTGATTCCGTCTTATCAGTATTTgaaataaattcattaacaggggaaatacatttaaaaggagaTTTAGATTATGAAAGAGCCTCATCTTACAAAATTGAAATAACTGCAAAAGACAAGGGTGTTCCTCGAATGGAGGGTCATTGTCGTCTACAGATAGATGTTGTTGATGTTAATGATAACACTCCAGAAATTGTTCTCACCTCTGAACCGAAGCCAGTGCGCGAAGATTCACCAAGTGGCACAGTGGTGGCTTTGCTCAACGCACGTGACGCTGACTCTGGTAATAATAGTAAAGTGACATTAAGACTACCCAGAGGTTCTCCATTCACTTTAAAACCGTCATTTTCGAATAATTACGCACTAGTTACGAGTGGTGCTTTGGACAGAGAACACTTCTCAGAGTATAACATTGAGATAACAGCCACTGATTCaggctctcctcctctgtccagtAAGAAAATTATACCTGTCAGCATCACTGATGTGAATGATAACCCTCCTATATTCACTCAGTCCTCCtataatgtatatttaaaagAGAACGGGGTGCCAGGCTCTATACTGTACTCAGTATCAGCATCTGACCTGGATTTTGGTGAAAACGCCAAAATCTCTTACTCTATACTGGACTCTAAAGTGCAGGACGTGTCTGTCTCATCTTATGTTTACATTAACTCAGATAACGGCAGCATCTACAGCATGCACTCGTTTGACTATGAGAAACTCAAGGTGTTTCAGATTCAGGTTCAGGCAAAGGATCAGGGCTCTCCGTCTCTCAGCAGCAACGCCACTGTCCATGTTTTTATCCTGGACCAGAACGACAATGCCCCCGCTGTTATTTACCCCTCCTCCGCCATGGGCTCCCTCTCTCATCAGAGGATGCCCCGCTCCGCTAAAGCGGGTCACCTGGTTACCAAGGTGACGGCCGTGGACGCTGACTCGGGCCATAACGCCTGGATCTCCTACAAAGTGGCGGAGGCCACAGACGCCTCTCTCTTCACTGTCAATCTGTACACAGGGGAGGTGAGGACTAAACGCGCTGTGTCCGAGCAGGACGACTCCTCTCAGAGGCTGCTCATAGAGATCAAGGACGACGGGGAACCGGTCCAGTCCGCCACCGTCACGGTGTCCATCCAGCTGGAGGACGGCCTCCATGAGCCCATCTTAGACCTCCGACAGAAAGCGGCCGAGCCCAGCAAGAAAACTGGCAGAATCACCCTTTATTTGATTCTCTCTCTGGCCTCGGTGTCCGTGCTGTCTCTGGTGACTTTTCTCATCTTAGCGGTCAAATGCATGAGGAACAGCAGAAGCAGCGGTACTTGCTGCATGAGACGGAGCGACTGTGATGATTACAAGAACCCCAACAGAAACCTGCAGATTCAGCTCAACACTGATGGACCTATAAAGTACGTGGAGGTCCTGGGAGGAGACATGTTGTCTCAGAGTCAGTCCTTCAGGTCCTGTATGTCTCCAATGTCAGAGTACAGTGATTTCACTTTGATAAAGCCCAGCAGCACCACTGACTTTAAGGAGGTCATCAGTGTCCTGGATGCGTCTTTGCCCGACAGCACCTGGACCTTTGAGAGCCAGCAGGTGAGCTGAGAACATATCGACCTACTGTGTAATTTAATATCGTTGTGTACACTTTGCAGACTCTAAATATTTTTACTGTCCTCTGATAACgtggtgttttgtgtttctggaAAAATAGGCTACAATTAATCAGTCACAAGTTATTGTTTTCTTCCCAGCCTACTTAGCTGCGTTCCTAAGCCAGCGTTTGGTGTTTTGGTGCTTTCCTACGAGGAGTTTACACTTATACTATGACATCCTGTCGTGTTatcattatttcttttaatcGTTATTTTCAGTTTGATCATGCAGACAAGATAAGACATGTTGTTCACTACACCCTCATTTCAACCTTGTCTTCTTCGTTGATACTTCAAAACCACACACGTTGGACCTGTGTTTCTCCTGTACTTTCTCCTTGTGTAGCATTTGTTTCTGCTTGAAAGACCTACACGTGTCAAAGTTTGGATTTTGTCGTGTATGGTACTGCATTTTAGTATGTTGGCATGCTCCCTTTGTCGTTGTATGAATGACACTTTGTTTTCAGCACCACAGAGGTGGATAGCAACACCTTGAAAAGGCTTGCTTTTGCTCTCAGTTAAAACGCTGCATCATGTGtccttttttttatgattcaAGTCAcaaaaaattgtttgttttatcaaaaGCTGCAATAACCAGAATACTgatattatttgtttgtttttttaatcagattttTCTATTTGCATTAACATTATGGGCGATATTTAACACCTGCATCTTATTTCTTTCACACACTCTCAATGCATCGAGGCAGATTCTTTCAAGGGCAGCTGTATCTTTAAAAGCAGCGCTCCCCCAGCTTCTTACTGGTTGGTAGGGATGAATATTGTGCTCCAATAGGATTCAGAACTGTACAAAGAGATCAACTCCCTCCCCCCATGCAGCCTTAGCACCGTACACACTTACATTGCACCGAGCTGGATGAGAGGGAGTGATGCTCTCATCTGAattaaacaaaaggaaaatcttcatttagtttttgttaTGAACCGATTTTGGATCTTTGTTATGGATTAATGCTTCATTGCAATGGATGGTAACTATCTGCTTTTCGATTACCTCAATGGGAAATAACGGCCCGGGGATGACAAAGACAATAGGATACCGAGACTGGAGATGGCAGGCGCTTTGGTGGCATCATTTCTTTCTCTTGTGGAGTACAATACACGGACAGACTCGTTACAGCATCCCGGAGGAACTGAAACAGGGCTCTGTGGTAGGAAATCTAGCCAAAGATCTGGGTTTGGGATTGTCTGAGATTTTTGACCGTAAACTGCGTGTCGCCTCAGAGGCTGGTGAGCAGTATTTCAGTGTGGATGCGGGGAAGGGCGAGCTGGTGGTGAATGACAGAATAGACAGAGAGGCTTTATGTGGACAAAGCGCCAGCTGTGTGTTGACTCTGCAAGTTGTAATTGATAAACCATTGCAGCTCCATCGAGTTGAAGTGGAATTACAAGACATCAATGATAATTCTCCAAAATTCCCATCGCAAGATTTTATATTAGAAATATCAGAATCGACAGCAGCAGGGGCACGTTTTCCTTTGGAGATTGCGCAAGATCTCGATGTTGGACTTAATTCCGTGAGGTCGTATACCATAAGTAAAGATGACTTTTTTAGCTTAAAGATAAAAGATGTGTCTGGTGGGAGGAAAGTCCCAGAGCTAGTCTTGTCTAAGTCTCTCGACAGGGAGAAAAAGGCAAGACATCAGCTTCAACTAACAGCTCTGGACGGGGGAAACCCTGTGAAATCTGGGACCTCTCTGATAACCGTAAATGTACTTGATATTAATGATCATTTTCCTGTatttgagaaaaatatttacaaagTTTCCATAAGCGAAAACAGTGTACAGGGTGCATCCATCCTTAAACTGACAGCAAGAGATATCGATGAGGGTCCTAATGGAGAAGTAGAGTATTCATTTGGAACGCACATACCAGATATCGTCCTATCTGCGTTTGATATTGATTCATTAACAGGAGAAATACGTCTTATAGGGAAATTAGATTAtgaaacaaatgcaaattatgAAATAGACATCAGCGCAAGAGACAAAGGAACTCCGAGAATGGAGGGGCATTGCACTGTCCATGTAGAAGTGTTAGATGTTAACGATAATGCTCCAAATATATATTTGACCTCGCAACCAAACTCTGTGCCGGAGGACGCACCAAGTGGTACTGTAGTAGCTTTAATTAGTGCCCGAGACCTTGACTCCGGTGATAacggtaaagtgacattacagCTCCCGAAGGGCTCCCCCTTTAACCTGAAACCCTCATTTTCTGATAATTACGCACTGGTTACTGGTGCTGCGTTAGACCGAGAGAGTTTCTCAGAGTATAATATTGAGATAACAGCCACTGATTTaggctctcctcctctgtcgACTAAGAAGACAATACATGTCAATGTTACTGATGTGAATGATAACCCTCCTATATTCACTCAGCCCTCCtataatgtatatttaaaagAGAACGGGGTACCAGGCTCTATACTGTACTCAGTATCAGCATCTGACCTGGATTTTGGTGAAAACGCCAAAATCTCTTACTCTATACTGGACTCTAAAGTGCAGGACGTGTCTGTCTCATCTTATGTTTACATTAACTCAGATAACGGCAGCATCTACAGCATGCACTCGTTTGACTATGAGAAACTCAAGGTGTTTCAGATTCAGGTTCAGGCAAAGGATCAGGGCTCTCCGTCTCTCAGCAGCAACGCCACTGTCCATGTTTTTATCCTGGACCAGAACGACAATGCCCCCGCTGTTATTTACCCCTCCTCCGCCATGGGCTCCCTCTCTCATCAGAGGATGCCCCGCTCCGCTAAAGCGGGTCACCTGGTTACCAAGGTGACGGCCGTGGACGCTGACTCGGGCCATAACGCCTGGATCTCCTACAAAGTGGCGGAGGCCACAGACGCCTCTCTCTTCACTGTCAATCTGTACACAGGGGAGGTGAGGACTAAACGCGCTGTGTCCGAGCAGGACGACTCCTCTCAGAGGCTGCTCATAGAGATCAAGGACGACGGGGAACCGGTCCAGTCCGCCACCGTCACGGTGTCCATCCAGCTGGAGGACGGCCTCCATGAGCCCATCTTAGACCTCCGACAGAAAGCGGCCGAGCCCAGCAAGAAAACTGGCAGAATCACCCTTTATTTGATTCTCTCTCTGGCCTCGGTGTCCGTGCTGTCTCTGGTGACTTTTCTCATCTTAGCGGTCAAATGCATGAGGAACAGCAGAAGCAGCGGTACTTGCTGCATGAGACGGAGCGACTGTGATGATTACAAGAACCCCAACAGAAACCTGCAGATTCAGCTCAACACTGATGGACCTATAAAGTACGTGGAGGTCCTGGGAGGAGACATGTTGTCTCAGAGTCAGTCCTTCAGGTCCTGTATGTCTCCAATGTCAGAGTACAGTGATTTCACTTTGATAAAGCCCAGCAGCACCACTGACTTTAAGGAGGTCATCAGTGTCCTGGATGCGTCTTTGCCCGACAGCACCTGGACCTTTGAGAGCCAGCAGGTGAGCTGAGAACAACTCATATTGATGTCACCATCATACTTTGTTAAATTTGCATATTCATTAAATAACATCATGCTGATTTGTTGTCGTCTGATAATCGTGTTTTCATGGTAAAAATCGAAAGCTGGCCTTGTTTTTATCAACCTGATATGatggaaaatacacatttaccactgtgtgtttgttaagTATACacctaatcaattaattgtgcaTTCGGGAATCTAATTTATTAAGCAGCTCTCAATTTCAATGCTTCAGCAACTCGCAGTTCTCAGATTTTGGctaaataactttaaaacaaataaacagacaaacaataCATGAGCGGTGGGCTTTGGTATTAAGATGGTGGCAATGTTTGAATTGATTTTGTAATATAATAGGAATTTGTGACTTCAAGAACAACAAACTTTTTACGCATTCCTTTCTGGAGAGGATGGGGATTTGACTTGGCTTAGATTACTCAGTTTGATGCATATTCATTTGCGAGAATgcggtttttttgtttgtatgaatTGCATATCGTTTCAGCAACACAATTACAAAATCAGAGGAATAAAACAGATTTCACACCAGATATACACAGCGGTACATCTCGAGTGATTCTCATAAGCGCAGCTGTGCCTTTTAAAAGCACTGTTCAGCCCTGTTCCTATTGGATGCCAGTGATGGATGCTGTGCACCAATCACATGCAGAATGGTACAAAGAGATCTACCCCCTCCCCCTTGCAGCCTCAGCACTGTAAATGTTAACAATGCAAAGAGCTGGAGGACGGTGGGTGATGCGCTCGCATCCCGAAGCCGAGAAAGAAATAGTTAATTTAAGCTTtagaaatgaacaaaaatgcTGCATATATTTCTCTGGAAATAGCTGATGCTCGTTGGAACTGGATGTTAACTTCGATTTTCTGGATGggaaataacatattgtaaCGGATAAGGGATGACAAAGAGAATGGGATACCGAGACTGGAGATGGCAGGCGCTTTGGTGGCATCATTTCTTTCTCTTGTGGAGTACGATACACGGACAGACTCGTTACAGCATCCCGGAGGAACTGAAACAGGGCTCTGTGGTAGGAAATCTAGCCAAAGATCTGGGTTTGGGATTGTCTGAGATTTTTGACCGTAAACTGCGTGTCTCCTCTGAGGCTGGTGAGCAGTATTTCAGTGTGGATGCGGGGAAGGGCGAGCTGGTGGTGAATGACAGAATAGACAGAGAAGCTTTATGTGGACAAAGCGCCAGCTGTGTGTTGCCTCTGCAGGTCGTCCTAGAGAATCCTCTTAGTTTACATCGGATTGAGGTAGAAA from Epinephelus moara isolate mb chromosome 4, YSFRI_EMoa_1.0, whole genome shotgun sequence encodes the following:
- the LOC126388522 gene encoding protocadherin gamma-C5-like, with the translated sequence MTKRMGYRDWRWQALWWHHFFLLWSTIHGQTRYSIPEELKQGSVVGNLAKDLGLGLSEIFDRKLRVSSEAGEQYFSVDAGKGELVVNDRIDREALCGQSASCVLPLQVVLENPLSLHRIEVEIKDINDNSPSFHTKELSLKISESAAVGTRFPLESAEDSDVGSNSVKSYMLTKNDCFTLKMKEVEDGKTVPELVLEKPIDREKKAVHQLLLTALDGGNPVMSGTSQITITVLDVNDNFPVFDKNLYKATLLENTAKDTFVIKITATDTDEGKNGEVEFSFGSRTPDSVLSVFEINSLTGEIHLKGDLDYERASSYKIEITAKDKGVPRMEGHCRLQIDVVDVNDNTPEIVLTSEPKPVREDSPSGTVVALLNARDADSGNNSKVTLRLPRGSPFTLKPSFSNNYALVTSGALDREHFSEYNIEITATDSGSPPLSSKKIIPVSITDVNDNPPIFTQSSYNVYLKENGVPGSILYSVSASDLDFGENAKISYSILDSKVQDVSVSSYVYINSDNGSIYSMHSFDYEKLKVFQIQVQAKDQGSPSLSSNATVHVFILDQNDNAPAVIYPSSAMGSLSHQRMPRSAKAGHLVTKVTAVDADSGHNAWISYKVAEATDASLFTVNLYTGEVRTKRAVSEQDDSSQRLLIEIKDDGEPVQSATVTVSIQLEDGLHEPILDLRQKAAEPSKKTGRITLYLILSLASVSVLSLVTFLILAVKCMRNSRSSGTCCMRRSDCDDYKNPNRNLQIQLNTDGPIKYVEVLGGDMLSQSQSFRSCMSPMSEYSDFTLIKPSSTTDFKEVISVLDASLPDSTWTFESQQVS
- the LOC126388514 gene encoding protocadherin gamma-C5-like, with the translated sequence MVTICFSITSMGNNGPGMTKTIGYRDWRWQALWWHHFFLLWSTIHGQTRYSIPEELKQGSVVGNLAKDLGLGLSEIFDRKLRVASEAGEQYFSVDAGKGELVVNDRIDREALCGQSASCVLTLQVVIDKPLQLHRVEVELQDINDNSPKFPSQDFILEISESTAAGARFPLEIAQDLDVGLNSVRSYTISKDDFFSLKIKDVSGGRKVPELVLSKSLDREKKARHQLQLTALDGGNPVKSGTSLITVNVLDINDHFPVFEKNIYKVSISENSVQGASILKLTARDIDEGPNGEVEYSFGTHIPDIVLSAFDIDSLTGEIRLIGKLDYETNANYEIDISARDKGTPRMEGHCTVHVEVLDVNDNAPNIYLTSQPNSVPEDAPSGTVVALISARDLDSGDNGKVTLQLPKGSPFNLKPSFSDNYALVTGAALDRESFSEYNIEITATDLGSPPLSTKKTIHVNVTDVNDNPPIFTQPSYNVYLKENGVPGSILYSVSASDLDFGENAKISYSILDSKVQDVSVSSYVYINSDNGSIYSMHSFDYEKLKVFQIQVQAKDQGSPSLSSNATVHVFILDQNDNAPAVIYPSSAMGSLSHQRMPRSAKAGHLVTKVTAVDADSGHNAWISYKVAEATDASLFTVNLYTGEVRTKRAVSEQDDSSQRLLIEIKDDGEPVQSATVTVSIQLEDGLHEPILDLRQKAAEPSKKTGRITLYLILSLASVSVLSLVTFLILAVKCMRNSRSSGTCCMRRSDCDDYKNPNRNLQIQLNTDGPIKYVEVLGGDMLSQSQSFRSCMSPMSEYSDFTLIKPSSTTDFKEVISVLDASLPDSTWTFESQQVS